One Mugil cephalus isolate CIBA_MC_2020 chromosome 10, CIBA_Mcephalus_1.1, whole genome shotgun sequence genomic window carries:
- the wdr61 gene encoding WD repeat-containing protein 61 — protein sequence MSTQYSILFKQEHAHDDAIWTAAWGKSEADGSETIITGSLDDMVKVWKWSDEKLELQWTLEGHQLGVVSVDISHNGAIAASSSLDAHIRLWDLESGKQIKSMDAGPVDAWSVAFSPDSKYIATGSHHGKVNIFGVESGKKEYSLDTRGKFILSIAYSRDGKYLASGAIDGIINIFDIATGKLLHTLEGHAMPIRSLTFSPDSQLLVTASDDGYIKIYDVQHAKLAGTLSGHGSWVLNVAFSPDDTHFVSSSSDKSVKVWDASSRACINTFFDHQDQVWSVKYNSSGSKIISAGDDRAIHIYDCPM from the exons CCCATGATGATGCCATCTGGACAGCAGCGTGGGGTAAAAGTGAAGCGGATGGCTCAGAAACCATCATCACTGGATCACTAGATGATATGGTGAAAGTCTGGAAGTG GTCAGATGAGAAGCTGGAGCTGCAGTGGACTCTGGAGGGACACCAGCTGGGCGTGGTGTCAGTAGACATCAGTCACAACGGAGCCATCGCTGCCTCCAGCTCCCTCGATGCACACATCCGCCTCTGGGACCTGGAGTCTGGAAAACAGATCAAGTCTATGGACGCAGGCCCAG TTGATGCCTGGTCGGTCGCCTTCTCCCCTGACTCTAAATACATCGCCACAGGAAGCCATCATGGCAAGGTCAACATCTTTGGTGTGGAAAGTGGCAAGAAGGAATATTCTCTGGACACTCGAGGGAAATTCATCCTGAGTATAGCCTAC AGCCGCGACGGAAAGTATTTGGCCAGCGGAGCTATCGACGGAATCATTAACATCTTTGACATCGCGACAGGAAAACTACTCCACACACTGGAAG GTCACGCCATGCCCATCAGATCCCTCACCTTCTCCCCAGACTCTCAGCTCCTGGTCACGGCCTCCGACGACGGCTACATCAAAATATATGATGT GCAACACGCCAAACTGGCAGGCACACTGAGCGGACACGGATCCTGGGTTCTTAATGTGGCCTTCTCTCCGGACGACACCCACTTTGTCTCGAG CTCGTCTGACAAGAGTGTGAAGGTTTGGGACGCCAGCTCCAGAGCATGCATCAACACCTTCTTCGACCATCAAGACCAG GTGTGGAGTGTAAAGTACAACAGCAGCGGCTCAAAGATCATCTCTGCTGGGGACGACCGCGCCATCCACATCTACGACTGTCCCATGTGA
- the slc25a44a gene encoding solute carrier family 25 member 44a, which produces MQQKGAIQIIEWEDLDKRKFYSLGVFMTLTTRATVYPASLIRTRLQVQKGKTLYNGTFDAFYKILRTEGVQGLYRGFMVNTFTLVSGQAYITTYELVRKYVSQYSPSNTVKSVVAGGAASLVAQTITVPIDVVSQHLMMQGQGEHLSRFKAKPKMMLAASKRRMTFGQTRDISVQIFAADGFRGFYRGYIASLLTYIPNSALWWPFYHFYAEQLSLMAPSECPHLILQAVAGPMAAATASTITNPMDVVRARVQVEGRSSVVETFKQLLAEEGVWVMTKGLSARIISSTPTSVLIVVGYETLKRLSLRADLIESRHW; this is translated from the exons ATGCAGCAGAAAGGTGCCATCCAGATCATCGAATGGGAGGACCTGGACAAGAGGAAGTTCTACTCCCTGGGTGTGTTCATGACGTTGACCACCAGGGCCACCGTCTATCCAGCCAGCCTCATCCGCACCCGCCTGCAGGTGCAGAAGGGGAAGACCCTCTACAACGGCACCTTCGACGCTTTCTACAAGATCCTGCGAACGGAGGGTGTGCAGGGCCTCTACCGTGGCTTCATGGTCAACACGTTCACCCTGGTCTCAGGACAAGCTTACATCACCACTTACGAACTGGTGCGCAAGTATGTGTCCCAGTACTCGCCCAGTAACACGGTGAAGTCAGTGGTGGCGGGAGGGGCGGCGTCCCTGGTGGCTCAGACCATCACTGTCCCCATAGACGTGGTGTCCCAGCATCTGATGATGCAAGGACAAGGGGAACACCTCAGCCGCTTCAAGGCCAAACCCAAAATGATGCTCGCAGCTTCGAAGCGCAGAATGACTTTCGGGCAAACCCGCGACATTTCCGTGCAGATATTTGCAGCCGATGGTTTCAGGGGATTTTACAGAGGCTACATTGCTTCGCTGCTCACCTACATCCCAAACAGCGCACTCTGGTGgccattttatcatttttatgcag AACAACTGTCCCTGATGGCACCAAGTGAATGTCCCCACCTGATTCTGCAGGCTGTGGCAGGaccgatggcagcagccactgCTTCCACCATCACCAACCCCATGGACGTTGTTCGAGCAAGGGTGCAG GTGGAGGGACGATCATCTGTTGTGGAGACGTTCAAGCAGCTGCTGGCAGAGGAGGGCGTCTGGGTGATGACCAAGGGTCTGTCGGCCCGCATCATTTCATCCACTCCCACCTCAGTGCTCATCGTGGTCGGATATGAGACTCTGAAGAGACTGAGCCTGCGTGCTGACCTGATTGAGTCCAGGCACTGGTGA